A region of Oceanicoccus sp. KOV_DT_Chl DNA encodes the following proteins:
- a CDS encoding 5-formyltetrahydrofolate cyclo-ligase: protein MSDQSRQQLRQQLRAQRRSLTTLQQQQAAQNLARNILASGILKRHRDIALYLANDGEIDPAPLLELLCQQGRNCFLPVIAPNKQLCFAPYQPGDPLKANRFGIGEPLDDCPRRKPWTMGIVFLPLVGFDRAGGRLGMGGGFYDRSFSQIKTQAGLRQPQLVGLAHHCQQVESLVLNSWDIPLSQIATDQEIISV from the coding sequence ATGTCGGATCAATCGCGGCAACAATTAAGACAACAACTCCGCGCACAACGCCGCAGCCTCACTACGCTGCAACAACAACAGGCGGCACAAAATCTCGCCAGGAATATCCTCGCTAGCGGTATACTAAAACGGCATCGTGATATTGCCCTGTATCTGGCAAATGACGGTGAGATCGATCCCGCGCCACTGCTTGAGTTGTTATGCCAGCAGGGACGAAACTGTTTTTTACCGGTCATTGCCCCTAACAAACAACTGTGTTTTGCCCCCTATCAACCCGGTGACCCACTCAAAGCCAATCGCTTTGGCATCGGTGAACCACTGGATGATTGCCCGCGACGTAAACCCTGGACAATGGGCATTGTATTTTTGCCGCTGGTCGGTTTCGATCGAGCGGGTGGTAGATTGGGGATGGGGGGAGGATTTTACGACCGTAGCTTTAGTCAGATAAAAACCCAAGCCGGATTGCGGCAGCCGCAACTGGTTGGGCTAGCGCATCATTGTCAGCAAGTGGAATCGTTGGTATTGAATAGCTGGGACATCCCGCTGTCGCAAATTGCGACAGACCAGGAAATAATTAGCGTATAA
- the pepP gene encoding Xaa-Pro aminopeptidase, translated as MKISKQEFARRRKNLMAQMEPDSIAIVPAARETSRNRDVDYPFRQDSDFYYLSGFAEPEAVLVLMPGRKHGQYILFCRDRDPKMELWNGYRAGPDGAVEDFGADDAFPVTDIDDILPGLLEGRERVYYAMGKHQAFDRQVMQWVNVLRSQVRTGAHPPGEFLDLDHLLHDLRLYKSAAEIRVMKKAGKISAAAHVRAMQLCKPGVAEYQLEAEIQHEFGLNGARFPAYSSIVGAGKNGCILHYTENRDIIKDGELVLIDAGCELEHYAADITRTFPANGKFSKEQKALYEVVLKAQLAAIDTIKPGNHWNESHDATVKVITKGLLDLGLLKGSLTKLIKAEAYKDFYMHRAGHWLGMDVHDVGDYKVGDAWRVLEEGMVMTVEPGIYVAPDNTKVAKKWRGIGIRIEDDVVVTKNGCEVLTADVPKTIEEIEALMTEAAA; from the coding sequence ATGAAAATCAGTAAACAAGAATTTGCCCGCCGCCGTAAAAATCTGATGGCGCAAATGGAACCCGATAGCATCGCGATTGTACCTGCCGCGCGTGAAACCAGTCGCAACCGTGATGTTGATTATCCCTTCCGTCAGGACAGCGATTTTTATTATCTTAGTGGCTTCGCCGAGCCGGAAGCGGTGTTGGTGTTAATGCCCGGCCGCAAACACGGGCAGTATATTTTATTTTGTCGTGACCGCGATCCAAAAATGGAATTGTGGAATGGCTATCGCGCCGGCCCTGATGGCGCAGTCGAAGACTTTGGCGCCGATGATGCATTTCCAGTTACTGACATCGATGATATTTTACCGGGGCTGCTGGAAGGCCGTGAGCGTGTCTACTATGCCATGGGCAAGCATCAGGCTTTTGATCGTCAGGTGATGCAGTGGGTGAATGTGTTGCGCTCGCAAGTGCGTACCGGCGCGCATCCGCCCGGTGAATTTTTGGATCTTGATCACTTGCTGCACGATTTGCGTTTATATAAAAGTGCTGCCGAAATTCGGGTGATGAAAAAAGCCGGAAAAATTTCTGCCGCCGCCCATGTGCGGGCGATGCAGTTGTGTAAGCCGGGTGTGGCTGAATATCAGTTGGAAGCTGAAATCCAACATGAGTTTGGTTTAAATGGCGCGCGTTTTCCGGCGTACTCATCCATTGTTGGTGCCGGTAAAAATGGCTGCATTCTGCATTACACTGAAAATCGCGACATCATCAAAGACGGTGAGTTGGTATTAATCGATGCTGGTTGTGAACTGGAACATTACGCTGCTGATATCACCCGTACCTTCCCCGCCAATGGTAAATTTTCCAAAGAGCAAAAGGCATTATACGAGGTGGTGTTAAAAGCGCAGTTGGCGGCTATTGATACGATCAAGCCCGGTAATCACTGGAATGAATCTCACGATGCCACGGTCAAAGTGATCACCAAAGGGTTATTGGATTTAGGGTTGCTCAAAGGTAGCTTAACGAAATTAATCAAAGCCGAAGCCTATAAAGATTTTTATATGCATCGTGCCGGACATTGGCTAGGTATGGATGTGCATGACGTCGGTGATTACAAGGTCGGCGATGCGTGGCGAGTGCTGGAAGAAGGTATGGTAATGACCGTGGAACCCGGTATTTATGTCGCGCCGGATAACACCAAGGTCGCAAAAAAATGGCGTGGCATTGGTATTCGTATAGAAGACGATGTGGTGGTCACTAAAAATGGTTGTGAAGTATTAACCGCCGATGTACCAAAAACTATTGAAGAAATTGAGGCGTTAATGACGGAGGCTGCCGCTTGA
- the ubiH gene encoding 2-octaprenyl-6-methoxyphenyl hydroxylase — MTPSPVYDYDVVIAGGGMVGASLALLLTAQQKQLKVLVVESFPLAAQSTTAPQYNPSFDARSTALSYSSQLILQPLGVWELLAQHCAEINTIHVSDRGRPASSVLKREQVQWPALGYVVENAWLGNVLLNQLRQHAQVDFLAPASVNVITPLRNGVELNITEGDQQKTIRAQLAVVADGANSSLRKQLGIVAAVTNYQQTALIANVSFKNHHDGCAYERFTDQGPVALLPLTHSDKAEPRAALVWSLPNDQAEYLLHCESAPFLSELQRRFGHRLGEFTRVGERFTYPLQLVESQEQIRSGIVIMGNAAHSLHPVAGQGFNLALRDCSRLSQLLIAAHQQQQPLGALSLLQRYLQQQQFDQQKTITLSDQLPALFSSKNRPLSILRNIGLGLLDISPLARQQFIHHAAGLHDGAAHGVGL; from the coding sequence GTGACACCCTCGCCAGTCTATGACTACGATGTCGTCATCGCCGGTGGCGGCATGGTCGGTGCCAGTTTGGCGTTGTTACTCACGGCCCAGCAAAAACAATTAAAAGTGTTAGTGGTAGAAAGTTTTCCACTCGCCGCGCAGTCAACAACAGCGCCGCAATACAATCCCAGTTTTGATGCGCGCTCCACCGCATTATCCTATAGCAGCCAATTAATCCTGCAGCCGTTAGGGGTATGGGAGCTATTGGCGCAGCACTGTGCTGAAATTAATACCATCCATGTTTCGGACCGTGGTCGTCCAGCGTCCTCAGTGCTAAAGCGCGAGCAGGTGCAGTGGCCGGCACTCGGCTATGTAGTAGAAAATGCCTGGTTAGGTAATGTGTTGTTAAATCAACTACGGCAGCACGCACAGGTCGATTTTTTAGCACCGGCATCCGTCAATGTCATAACCCCTTTACGCAACGGCGTTGAATTAAATATTACCGAAGGCGATCAGCAAAAAACTATTCGCGCACAACTGGCAGTCGTCGCCGATGGCGCCAATTCATCACTGCGTAAGCAATTAGGTATCGTCGCCGCGGTGACCAACTATCAACAAACCGCACTGATTGCTAATGTGAGTTTTAAAAATCATCATGATGGTTGCGCCTATGAACGTTTTACCGATCAAGGACCCGTGGCGTTACTGCCGTTAACCCACAGTGATAAAGCTGAGCCGCGGGCAGCATTGGTGTGGAGTTTGCCCAATGATCAAGCAGAGTATTTATTACATTGTGAATCAGCACCATTTTTATCCGAGTTACAGCGGCGCTTTGGTCATCGCTTGGGTGAATTCACTCGCGTGGGCGAGCGGTTTACTTATCCATTGCAATTAGTCGAGTCGCAAGAACAAATCCGTTCCGGCATTGTAATTATGGGCAATGCTGCACATTCCTTACATCCAGTAGCGGGGCAGGGGTTTAATCTGGCGCTGCGTGATTGCAGCCGCCTGAGTCAGTTGCTAATAGCGGCCCATCAACAACAGCAGCCGTTAGGGGCACTGTCATTGTTACAACGCTATTTGCAACAACAGCAATTTGATCAACAAAAAACCATCACCCTCTCCGATCAATTACCGGCTTTATTCAGCAGTAAAAACCGGCCGTTGAGTATTCTACGGAATATCGGTTTGGGCTTATTGGATATCAGCCCGTTAGCGCGCCAGCAATTTATTCACCACGCTGCCGGTTTGCACGACGGCGCTGCCCACGGAGTAGGCCTGTGA
- a CDS encoding TIGR02449 family protein: MADKQLKTLAAKVNDLIQLCELLDKENRDLKTQASDWAEERVQLVEKTEVARKKLESMISRLKTLEQES, translated from the coding sequence ATGGCTGACAAACAATTGAAAACTCTGGCGGCAAAAGTCAACGATCTGATCCAGCTCTGTGAACTGCTGGACAAGGAAAACCGCGACCTCAAGACGCAAGCCAGCGACTGGGCCGAAGAGCGAGTGCAATTAGTTGAAAAAACCGAAGTCGCTCGCAAAAAACTAGAATCGATGATTTCTCGACTAAAAACACTGGAACAGGAAAGTTAG
- a CDS encoding EAL domain-containing protein — translation MSSWYLEGYFSGDGHIHRQPVQDTPFVMGRDEAAGLTISAGSISRRHAQINFNIEHISIEDLGSKNGTYVNHRRIEESTSLQHGDIIHLGDVEMRLMQTNKAREDDKSESTIIVTPDLSNKFPYGAKELEQILDTRQLTTAFQPIVVHDNSGIYGYEILGRGTSDLLPRSPGALFQVAESVGLEVRLSEMFRNVGVEIATELKLQGPLFINTHPSELLQLDQLISSIQALRARFPGTEILLEIHEQAISDVNAIKLLKAEMQKLQIKIAYDDFGVGQSRLLELVEATPQIIKFDMVLIDNIHLAEPAKIDLVKQLHQLARNLNIQTLAECLSKPEDYEVCKTVGFDFYQGFLFGVPQYPAEFN, via the coding sequence ATGTCATCTTGGTATTTAGAAGGTTATTTTAGCGGCGATGGTCATATCCATCGTCAGCCAGTACAGGACACCCCTTTTGTGATGGGGCGTGATGAGGCTGCTGGGCTGACAATTTCTGCTGGCTCCATCTCTCGCCGCCATGCTCAAATCAACTTTAATATCGAGCATATCTCCATTGAAGATTTGGGTAGTAAAAATGGCACTTACGTCAACCATCGGCGCATTGAAGAGTCGACTTCCTTACAGCATGGCGACATTATTCACTTGGGTGATGTAGAGATGCGGCTGATGCAAACCAACAAAGCCCGCGAGGACGATAAAAGTGAAAGTACTATTATTGTTACCCCGGACTTAAGTAACAAGTTTCCCTACGGCGCCAAAGAGTTAGAACAGATACTGGATACCCGGCAATTGACCACCGCATTCCAGCCCATCGTCGTTCACGATAACAGTGGTATTTACGGGTATGAAATTTTGGGTCGCGGTACTAGCGATCTCTTGCCCCGCAGTCCTGGTGCTTTGTTTCAGGTGGCCGAGAGTGTGGGTCTGGAAGTCAGGCTGTCAGAAATGTTTCGCAATGTCGGTGTCGAAATTGCCACTGAGCTTAAGTTGCAAGGCCCATTGTTTATTAATACTCACCCCAGCGAGCTGCTGCAGCTGGATCAGTTAATTTCCTCGATTCAGGCTCTGCGCGCTCGTTTTCCTGGCACTGAAATTTTGTTAGAGATTCATGAGCAGGCGATTAGTGATGTTAATGCGATCAAATTATTGAAAGCCGAAATGCAAAAATTACAGATCAAAATTGCTTATGATGATTTTGGTGTGGGGCAATCGCGATTATTGGAACTGGTAGAAGCTACGCCCCAAATTATAAAGTTTGATATGGTGCTGATTGATAATATTCATTTGGCAGAGCCAGCAAAAATAGATTTAGTGAAACAACTCCATCAATTAGCGCGCAATCTAAATATCCAAACATTAGCTGAATGTCTTAGTAAGCCCGAAGATTATGAGGTGTGTAAAACGGTGGGCTTTGATTTTTATCAGGGCTTTTTATTCGGTGTACCGCAATACCCGGCTGAATTTAATTAA
- a CDS encoding cell division protein ZapA: MSNETVIVKLLDKEYQVACPPGQQQALTQSANYLDSQMRSIRANGKVIGLERIAVMAALNISNELLQQGPVAEEDTKLAPNNAQLKGLNDRLDEALHRFRQLEIG, encoded by the coding sequence GTGAGCAATGAAACCGTAATCGTCAAACTGCTGGATAAGGAATATCAGGTGGCCTGCCCACCCGGTCAGCAGCAAGCCCTGACCCAATCGGCCAACTATCTGGATTCGCAAATGCGTAGCATCAGAGCCAATGGCAAGGTAATCGGGTTGGAGCGTATTGCGGTAATGGCGGCGCTGAACATCAGCAATGAACTACTACAACAGGGCCCTGTCGCTGAAGAAGATACCAAACTGGCGCCCAATAACGCCCAGTTAAAAGGCTTGAACGATCGGCTGGATGAAGCACTGCACCGGTTCCGTCAACTGGAAATCGGCTAA
- a CDS encoding UPF0149 family protein: MSPVITMPEFDQLADIYWRLGVMQSPAQLQGYWVGRLAVGDSVEPEQCLAQTTTFIDAVEPPNQQEGPVLLSLYGACQSQLSADAMDLQLLMPDDEADIGQRIDSVGQWCQGFMAGFAQGGKQIQLSKGQQQYSQEVTEALSDMAAISQISLSDEDDDAEQREQNIVEIIEYLRVAAITIYLDCNKAVIAGAGADVTLQAAPDSQAMSSPSTLFAPKNKDKNKLH, translated from the coding sequence ATGAGCCCTGTTATTACCATGCCCGAGTTTGACCAACTAGCGGATATTTATTGGCGCCTGGGGGTGATGCAATCACCAGCCCAGCTACAGGGCTACTGGGTGGGACGGTTGGCGGTGGGCGATAGCGTAGAACCGGAACAATGTTTAGCGCAAACCACTACTTTCATTGATGCCGTTGAGCCGCCTAATCAGCAGGAAGGTCCGGTGCTACTGTCGCTGTATGGTGCTTGCCAGTCCCAGTTGAGCGCGGATGCCATGGACTTGCAGTTGCTGATGCCCGATGACGAAGCCGATATCGGTCAGCGCATTGATTCAGTGGGGCAGTGGTGTCAGGGTTTTATGGCGGGCTTTGCCCAGGGCGGTAAACAGATCCAGTTGAGTAAAGGTCAGCAGCAATATTCCCAGGAAGTCACCGAAGCGTTAAGTGATATGGCGGCAATCAGCCAAATCAGTTTGAGTGACGAAGATGATGATGCCGAACAGCGTGAACAAAATATCGTTGAAATTATTGAGTATCTGCGGGTCGCTGCTATTACTATTTATCTGGATTGCAACAAGGCGGTTATAGCTGGCGCCGGCGCTGATGTGACGTTGCAAGCCGCGCCTGATAGCCAGGCAATGTCTTCGCCGAGTACCTTGTTTGCGCCAAAAAACAAAGACAAGAACAAGTTGCATTAA
- the rpiA gene encoding ribose-5-phosphate isomerase RpiA, producing the protein MTQDELKQAVARAALDYIKPKIDEESVIGIGTGSTANYFIDYLAEIKAQVNATVASSQASADRLKSHGIPVFDLNTVDEITVYVDGADEVDPSLALIKGGGAALTREKIVAAVAKEFVCIADGSKFVDQLGNFPLPVEVIPMARSYVARQLVKLGGDPVYREGVVTDNGNIILDVYNFMIPGPRITEQKINDIVGVVSNGIFARRPADILLLATAEGVKQIKAQ; encoded by the coding sequence ATGACTCAAGACGAACTCAAGCAGGCTGTTGCCCGCGCCGCCCTCGATTACATCAAGCCTAAAATAGACGAAGAGAGTGTGATTGGTATTGGCACCGGTTCGACGGCCAATTATTTCATCGATTATTTGGCTGAAATTAAAGCCCAGGTGAATGCGACGGTTGCCAGCTCACAGGCATCAGCCGATCGTTTGAAGAGCCACGGTATCCCGGTTTTTGATTTGAATACAGTGGATGAAATTACTGTGTATGTCGACGGCGCTGATGAAGTGGACCCTTCGCTGGCACTGATCAAGGGCGGCGGTGCAGCCCTCACCCGCGAAAAAATTGTCGCCGCAGTGGCCAAAGAGTTTGTCTGTATCGCTGACGGCAGCAAATTCGTTGATCAACTGGGTAATTTCCCGTTACCGGTAGAAGTCATCCCCATGGCGCGCAGTTATGTTGCCCGCCAGCTGGTCAAACTGGGTGGTGACCCGGTATACCGGGAAGGGGTAGTGACGGATAACGGCAATATTATTCTCGATGTGTATAATTTTATGATTCCGGGCCCCCGCATTACTGAGCAAAAAATCAACGATATCGTGGGGGTGGTCAGCAATGGAATTTTCGCCCGCAGGCCTGCAGATATACTACTCTTAGCTACTGCAGAAGGCGTTAAGCAGATCAAAGCACAGTAG
- a CDS encoding fumarylacetoacetate hydrolase family protein has product MADYQHELADNIHCTTTLGKIVCVGRNYADHAKELNNPIPKQPLLFIKPATAAVPMTSPLVIPQGLGECHHEVEMALLIGQRLTAANREQVLAAIAGVGLALDLTLRDIQAELKQKGQPWERAKAFDGSCPLSAFVAVADTDLASLPLKLYRNNQLQQSGNTDQMVFAIADLLVAISASFTLLPGDVVLTGTPAGVGPLLSGDSLRACLGGLLEIETTVA; this is encoded by the coding sequence TTGGCTGATTATCAACATGAACTGGCTGACAATATTCACTGTACGACAACCCTGGGAAAAATTGTTTGTGTCGGCCGCAACTATGCTGACCATGCTAAAGAATTAAATAATCCAATCCCCAAACAGCCGTTGTTATTTATCAAACCAGCGACCGCTGCGGTGCCAATGACTTCACCGCTGGTCATTCCTCAGGGCTTGGGCGAATGTCATCACGAAGTGGAGATGGCGTTATTAATTGGCCAGCGCTTAACCGCTGCTAACCGCGAGCAGGTATTAGCCGCAATTGCCGGTGTGGGTTTGGCGCTTGATCTTACCTTGCGCGATATACAAGCTGAGTTAAAACAAAAAGGTCAGCCCTGGGAGCGGGCCAAAGCGTTTGATGGATCTTGTCCCTTGTCTGCATTTGTAGCGGTGGCCGATACTGATTTAGCCAGCTTGCCGCTTAAACTGTATCGCAATAATCAGCTACAACAATCGGGTAATACTGATCAGATGGTGTTTGCAATTGCTGACTTACTGGTAGCAATCAGTGCCAGTTTTACGTTATTACCCGGTGATGTGGTATTGACTGGAACGCCAGCAGGGGTTGGACCGTTATTGTCCGGTGATAGTTTGCGGGCCTGTTTGGGCGGTTTATTGGAAATAGAAACGACGGTAGCATAG
- the ilvA gene encoding threonine ammonia-lyase, biosynthetic yields the protein MPQRYIKKILDARVYDVAIESPIDEATLLSKRFNNRILLKREDLQPVFSFKLRGAYNKMQHLSEEELARGVIAASAGNHAQGLALAALKMGVKATIVMPRTTPQIKVDAVRSRGAKVILHGDTFEQASAHAQKLVAEKGLVYVHPYDDPEVIAGQGTIGMEILRQHTGPLHAVFVPVGGGGLLAGVAAYIKYVRPEVKVIGVEPEDAACLKAALEKGRRVKLPHVGIFAEGVAVAQIGKETFRVIRKTVDEVITATTDEMCAAIKDIFDDTRSIAEPAGALALAGLKKYIETHQVEGQTLLAIDSGANTNFDRLRYISERTEIGEKREAILSVTIPEQPGSFKKFCSVLGKRSITEFNYRYAHSQDAQIFVGVQIAANGNDREELVQNLQDKGYPTLDFTDNEMAKLHIRHMVGGHAPADIKEEVIYRFQFPERPGALLNFLTKLGQQWNISMFHYRNHGAAFGRVLVGLQAAKSDRKALQQFLDQLQYSYTEETDNPAYHLFLSGQTGA from the coding sequence ATGCCACAGCGTTATATAAAGAAAATACTCGATGCCCGCGTTTACGATGTTGCGATCGAATCGCCTATCGATGAAGCCACGTTATTAAGTAAGCGCTTCAATAACCGAATTTTATTGAAGCGGGAAGATTTACAGCCGGTGTTTTCTTTTAAGCTGCGTGGCGCTTATAACAAAATGCAGCATTTAAGTGAGGAGGAGTTGGCCAGAGGGGTGATCGCGGCTTCGGCTGGCAATCATGCCCAGGGTTTGGCTTTAGCGGCATTAAAAATGGGTGTAAAGGCAACGATTGTCATGCCCAGAACGACGCCGCAAATAAAAGTGGATGCGGTGCGCAGTCGTGGCGCGAAAGTGATTTTGCACGGTGATACTTTTGAACAAGCGTCTGCCCACGCGCAAAAACTGGTTGCTGAAAAAGGTCTGGTGTATGTCCACCCCTATGATGATCCCGAAGTTATTGCCGGTCAGGGCACAATCGGCATGGAAATTTTACGCCAGCACACAGGGCCACTCCACGCAGTGTTTGTACCCGTGGGTGGCGGCGGTTTGTTAGCGGGCGTTGCCGCTTACATTAAATACGTTAGGCCGGAAGTAAAAGTCATTGGTGTCGAGCCTGAAGATGCTGCTTGTTTAAAGGCCGCACTGGAAAAAGGTCGGCGCGTTAAATTACCGCATGTTGGCATATTTGCAGAAGGGGTTGCCGTGGCACAAATCGGCAAAGAGACTTTTCGCGTTATCCGCAAAACGGTTGATGAAGTGATAACCGCCACCACTGATGAAATGTGTGCCGCAATTAAAGATATTTTTGATGACACTCGCTCTATTGCTGAACCGGCTGGAGCATTGGCGTTGGCCGGCTTAAAAAAATATATAGAAACCCATCAGGTTGAAGGGCAAACCCTGTTGGCTATAGATAGTGGCGCCAATACCAATTTTGACCGTCTGCGTTATATCTCCGAGCGCACTGAGATTGGCGAAAAGCGCGAAGCAATTTTGAGTGTAACCATTCCGGAACAGCCTGGCAGTTTTAAAAAGTTTTGTAGTGTATTGGGCAAACGCAGTATTACTGAATTCAATTATCGTTATGCCCACAGTCAGGATGCGCAAATATTTGTTGGTGTGCAAATAGCGGCTAACGGTAATGACCGCGAGGAGCTGGTGCAGAATCTGCAGGATAAGGGTTATCCCACGTTGGACTTTACCGATAACGAAATGGCTAAGTTGCATATTCGTCATATGGTAGGCGGGCATGCACCTGCGGATATTAAAGAAGAAGTTATTTATCGCTTTCAGTTTCCGGAGCGCCCTGGCGCGCTGCTGAATTTTCTGACTAAGCTAGGCCAACAGTGGAATATATCCATGTTTCATTATCGCAATCACGGTGCCGCCTTCGGTCGGGTGCTGGTTGGCTTGCAGGCGGCTAAAAGTGATCGCAAGGCATTGCAGCAATTCCTTGATCAATTGCAGTACTCCTATACTGAAGAAACTGATAATCCCGCCTATCACTTATTTTTGAGTGGGCAAACTGGCGCATAA
- a CDS encoding methyl-accepting chemotaxis protein, with protein MNKLNVGARLAILVVAPLAIILLLVISSLSSFSVINQGVGRIYDDRVVPLTQLKGMMDGYTTIINAINKADNGLVNPDEALAELEQGQNTIRENWKQYTHGRLNDDENKAVEATELLFPDANTIITEASEILARMGNTLQFDEDGDTLITDYNGDLFEYVDPIAEQIATLIELQLEIAKAERQAAQEVYDNAFSWSITVGVISAILLGAFGFWVSRTISVPLNELRRLIEKVDRDKDLTVKVTIDQTDEIGQVAQAFQRMMDRFHDIIQDVGNTSIQLQNFATTLSNNTELTREGVAVQTRETDQVATATTEMTHAIEEVNRSAQQAAEAATEANNETNEGSQVLETAIRSINSLSERIHNASDVINRVATDSSAIGSVLDVIRGIAEQTNLLALNAAIEAARAGEQGRGFAVVADEVRSLAQRTQESTQEIQQMIERLQGGTQDAVKSMAQGTEEMKRTVHEAEKAGASLTAISSAVAMITDMNNHIATATDEQMSVSQEISRNVVNISDVAKSSEHSVEEVDRASTELKESANRLAQMVGEFRT; from the coding sequence ATGAACAAACTTAACGTCGGCGCACGATTGGCTATATTAGTCGTTGCCCCGCTAGCAATCATTCTGTTGCTAGTCATCTCCTCACTCTCCTCATTTTCTGTTATTAATCAAGGGGTTGGAAGAATATATGACGACCGGGTAGTCCCCCTGACGCAACTGAAAGGCATGATGGATGGCTACACCACCATCATCAATGCCATCAATAAGGCCGACAATGGTTTGGTTAACCCCGACGAGGCGCTGGCCGAACTGGAACAAGGTCAAAACACCATCAGAGAAAACTGGAAGCAATACACTCATGGCCGCTTGAACGATGACGAAAATAAGGCGGTCGAAGCTACAGAGCTACTCTTTCCTGATGCCAACACGATCATTACAGAAGCTTCCGAGATTTTAGCAAGGATGGGCAATACCCTACAATTTGACGAAGACGGGGACACCTTAATTACTGACTACAATGGTGATCTGTTTGAATATGTAGACCCCATTGCTGAGCAAATCGCTACCCTGATTGAATTACAACTTGAAATCGCCAAAGCAGAGCGCCAGGCAGCCCAAGAGGTTTATGATAACGCCTTCAGCTGGTCGATTACGGTTGGCGTGATTTCGGCGATTTTACTGGGGGCATTTGGATTTTGGGTCAGCCGTACTATTTCCGTGCCACTGAATGAGCTGCGCCGCTTAATTGAAAAAGTGGATCGCGACAAAGATTTAACTGTGAAAGTCACGATTGATCAAACCGATGAAATTGGTCAGGTTGCGCAGGCCTTTCAGCGGATGATGGATCGCTTTCATGACATTATTCAGGATGTGGGCAATACCAGTATTCAACTGCAAAACTTTGCCACCACCCTTTCCAATAATACCGAGCTAACCCGGGAAGGCGTAGCAGTGCAAACCCGTGAAACGGACCAAGTGGCCACCGCTACTACCGAAATGACTCACGCGATTGAGGAAGTTAACCGCAGCGCCCAGCAAGCCGCTGAAGCAGCCACTGAAGCCAACAACGAAACCAACGAAGGTTCACAGGTGCTGGAAACTGCAATTCGTTCCATCAATAGCCTGTCTGAACGCATTCACAATGCCAGTGATGTGATTAACCGGGTGGCTACCGACAGCTCAGCCATCGGTTCGGTACTGGATGTTATTCGCGGCATCGCCGAACAAACTAACCTGCTGGCGTTGAACGCTGCCATTGAAGCGGCCCGCGCCGGTGAACAAGGCCGTGGCTTTGCGGTTGTTGCTGATGAGGTGCGATCACTAGCGCAACGCACGCAGGAATCGACCCAAGAAATTCAACAGATGATTGAGCGTTTGCAGGGCGGCACGCAGGACGCTGTGAAATCGATGGCACAGGGTACAGAAGAAATGAAGCGCACGGTCCACGAGGCTGAAAAAGCCGGCGCGTCACTCACCGCCATTTCAAGCGCTGTAGCAATGATTACCGATATGAATAATCACATTGCCACCGCCACCGATGAACAAATGTCAGTGTCTCAGGAAATTTCTCGCAACGTGGTGAATATTTCCGACGTGGCAAAAAGTTCCGAGCATTCGGTTGAAGAAGTGGATCGGGCCAGTACTGAGCTGAAAGAGTCTGCCAACCGATTGGCGCAAATGGTAGGCGAGTTCCGCACCTAA